The following is a genomic window from Candidatus Xiphinematobacter sp. Idaho Grape.
AGCCGTTTTACGAGTCCAGCACAGGTAAATACCACTGGGCTGCGAAGCGCCTAGTGGAGAAATGCAATTATCTTGTGATTATCTTGCAGAAGATCTAGACTCCCCACCGCTGGTTTCCTGGGAAAGAAACATGTTCTTCCAGCGTTTGACTGATGCTCGAATCGCTCCGCTCCTACTAAAACCCTTTAAGTCCAACACAAAGATGCAGTCCTTTGGAAGAAGCGGTACTAGTCTTGGATAGTCGATCGTTCCACTGAATGGGGGAAGATTGTCGTCGTCCAATCCTTGAACATCGCGCACATGTGAGCCAACTGCCCGAGATCCAACGCGCTCTAACCATTCTTTGTGATTGACCAACGTAAGGTGCTCTTTAACCTGAGAGTGCCCAAAGTTATGCCAGTAACCGAACGTTGGATGACTTAATTTCTCCAGTAGGGCGAGGAGCTCTCGCTCGCTCGGGAACTCTTCGTAGGCTTTTCGGTTTTCAATACCAAGGCGGACCCCTTTTGCGCCAGCGTAGTCCCCTAACTGCAGCAAACAGTCGACAGCTCGTTCTTTTAGAGGAGCGGACCACCGCTCCCTGCAAAGAATTTCTCGGATTTTTGCTCGGGCAAATTCTTTCGTATAAAGCTTTCCTTGGAGTGCAAGCTGCCGCAAACGGCGATAGGAGCGGAGGCCTCCTACATTTCCAAAATGCAGTACCACACAGCTGGCGCCGAGCCTAGCTGCGTGATCAATAGTTCGTTGAGTGAAGCTAACAGCCCACCTGCGTTGGTCCTCTCTACAAGAAGTAAATTGCAAGAGGCTAAGATCATTCCTTTCCCTAGGAACAGGATAAAAATTGTGGAGACTGGAAATACGTACTCTTCCCCTTTGAACAAACTCGGAAATCTCGGTCACCATATGAGCATCTATGCCATGACTGAGTTCTATCCACTTAAAACCCAACGCCACAATTTCCTCAAGCATAGCCTTACTGGAATGATGTTTGTAGACATTCCAGGAGGTTGACATAGCTAGAATCCTCTCTGCCCCTAGGGGATACATCGGTTGAGCTCTGCACCCAATACTGGAACAGGATCAAGTTGCCATATCTCACGTGCATATTCTCCAACGGCGCGGTCGCTAGAAAATTTTCCTACCCGTGCGGTATTGAAAATTGCCATCCGTGCCCAAAGGGACTTATCCCGGAAGGTTGCATCAACACGTTGTTGACAATCACTGTAGGAACGAAAGTCTGCGAGGACGAGAAATGGGTCTTGATGAATAAGACTCTCTAGAAGGGGATTTAACGTCCCCGGTGGATCGCAAGGAGTAAAGTAGCCAGACCCCAGCCAGTCTATCACAGCACGGAGCTCCTCATCCGCGTGGTAAAACTCCTCTGGACAATATCCCTTGCGCAAAAGCGCCGCCACTTCGTTGATTTTCAGACCAAATAGGAAGATATTTTCTTCTCCCACCTCTTCGCAAATTTCAACATTAGCACCATCCAGCGTCCCTATAGTTAGAGCTCCGTTCAAAGCCATTTTCATGTTACCAGTCCCGCTAGCTTCTTTGCCAGCAGTAGAAATTTGTTCCGAGAGATCAGCTGCAGGTACAATCCGTTGGGCAAGGGAAACTCGATAATTTGGCAGAAATGCGACCTTTAGTTTTCCACTGATCCGGCTATCTCGGTTGATTACACTTCCCACAGAATTAATGGCCTTAATAATACACTTCGCCATGTCATAGCCTGGGGTCGCCTTCGCTGCAAAGACAAAAACTCGAGACACAATATCCAAATTAGGGTTCTGTAAAAGACGGCGGTAAAGCGCCAAGATGTGAAGAAGATTTAGGTGCTGGCGCTTGTATTCGTGGAGTCGCTTGATTTGAACATCAAAAAGCGCACTAGGATCTACAGTGATTCCACACTCCTGTTGAATCAAGCTGGCAAGGAACGTCTTATTGGCTAATTTAGCTGCCATAAAATCCTGCTGGAACTCAGGATCTTCTATGTAGTCCTCTAAAGCACGGAGTCGACTAAGATTTCTTATCCAACTGTCACCAATCTTCGAGGTGATAAGAACACTTAACCGGGGATTACATGCCAGTAACCAACGGCGAGGGGTAATCCCATTAGTTTTATTGTTGATTTTTGATGGGTAAAGCGCGTGAAACTCAGAGAATAGGTGCTGCTTAAGAAGCTGAGTATGCAGCGCTGCTACACCATTAACTGAGTGACTGCCCACTACACATAGGTGAGCCATGCGCACCATTTTTTCTCTTCCTTCTTCAATTAGAGATAGTGCACATCTCTTGCTGGTATTATGTGGCCACTTTTTTTCGACTTGTTCTAGAAGCTTAGAATTAATTTCGTAGATAACCTGTAAATGCCGCGGCAGAATTGCAGAGAAGGTAGCAACACTCCACTTCTCAAGTCCTTCTGGAAGAAGAGTATGATTTGTATAAGCAAATACACGAGTAACAATGGACCATGCTTGCTCCCAGGGCATTGCATAAAGGTCCAAAAAAATCCGCATTAATTCTACAATAGCGATCGCCGGGTGAGTGTCATTAAGTTGAATAGCAGCCTTCTCTGGAAGGTGTTCCCAGTTATCATTGTTTTTGAGAAACCGACGGAGGATGTCCTGCAAGGAACAGGATACGAAGAAATACTGTTGAATAAAACGTAACTCCCTACCTCGCTCAGTTTTATCATTTGGGTAAAGTACCTTGGTGAGAATTTCACTGCAGTTTTTTTCCAGAATGGCTTTATCGTATTCCCCCCGGTTAAAAGCTTCAAAATCGAAACTTTTGTCTGCGTGAGATGCCCAAAGCCGAAGGTAATTGACAGTCTTCGTTCCAAATCCTGGTACCGGAATATCGTGGGGGATACCTAATACCTTTTTGGTATTTACCCACTTCTGTACGCAATTGCCATACTCATCAAAGACATTTTCTACACGACCATAAAGCTGAACTTCTGTAGCGTATTCTGGCCTCTTGATCTCCCAAGGGGATCCAAAGAGGTGCATCCAATCATCAGGCAATTCTGCCTGGTAGCCATTATGAAACTCCTGTTTAAAAAGGCCATACTGGTAGTAAATCCCATAGCCAATGGCAGGGAAATCCATGGTGGCTAGCGAGTCCATAAAGCAGGCAGCAAGGCGGCCTAACCCCCCATTCCCAAGGGCCATGTCGTACTCCTCCTCGCGGAGACTGTCAAGACTCAGGCCCATTTCACCAATTGCTTGCTGGATCTGCGAGAAAATACCAACGTTGTGGAGGCTGTTGGAAAAGAGACGTCCCATGAGAAACTCTAGGGAGAAATAGTAAACACGTTTGACGTTTTTTCGGTAATGTTCCCTCTGAGTTGCAATCAGACGCTCGATAATAATGGTTCTCGCGGCTTTAGAAGTGCTGATCCACCAATCTCGGAGAGTCGCCGTTTCTGGATCTCGTACTAATCCAAGCCTTAATTGATTGTAGATTAGTTTTTTTAACTCTGGAACACTACTGGTATCAGTCATCAGCTAAAAGGATTTGGGTGGACTGCGTGTCATCAGGATAATCAACCGTTCTCATTTCTTGAGGCATAGCAAGTGAACAAGTCCCTTTGCAGTGAAGGGACGAAAAGGCACTTATCCTCTATTACGGCCGATCAGTCTAGTCTCATCTCCCGATATTGTACTAAATTATTTCTGGCTTAAGGAGTAGTTCTTCAACACGCCTTAAAAGGCGACTAGCAGCTCCCCCATCTAGTACGCGATGGTCAAAACTTAGAGTAAACTCAGAGAGGGTTTCAGGTAGCCATTCTCTGGTTTTTGCATTCCACGTAGGACAAATACGTCCCATTCCCATACCAAGTAGCAGTGTCTGTTCGGGGAGAGGAATGGGAGTAGCGAGGGTAAGCCCGAACACACCGTAGTTAGTTACTGTAGCAATCGATCCGCTAGTTTCCTTAGCGGGGAGCCTCCGTTGTTGTGCAAGGTCTACCAGGTGTCTATAACGTCCAACGAGATTCATTAGTCGGTATCGGTCGGCATTGTGGATGACAGGAACGAGGACTCCGTCTTCCGCTTCCACGGCAAAGCCGATGTTAATTGCAGGAGGATGAATAATATGGTGACCGATGAGACGTCCTGCCACAGCGCTGTTTTCACTCAATGCTAGAGCTAACGCACGTAGAGCATAAAGAGTCGGACCAGGTTTTTCTTGTTGCTTCTTTCGATGGGTCAATAAAGGATCCAACACTATTGGCAAAACAACCGTAGCTAGAGGGCGTGTCCAGCTACGACGCATAGCATCGGCCACAGCAATACGCATGGGGGAAGCAGGTGTAATTTGATTACGCTCAAGATCGACCAGGAACCGCTCAAGATCCCTAATGGTCACGCGACCTGCAGCTCCGCTACCAGCAATTCCGGCTAGATCTGCTGCATGCAGCCCAAGTTCGTTCATACGTGCCTTTATGCGTGGAGAAAGATAACTAGCCCCTCCTGTCTGCACGGGAACGGGAAGCCTTACTGTAGGAACCACTCTTTTTGTTGGCGTATTGCCAGAATACCGCTTTGTAGCTGAAGAAGATGAGGTAGCCGTTTTATCCACCATCCCTAGCCGTTGGGCTTCAGGTTCACTAACCTGCACGTACCCGAGTACAGAGCCAACTGGATAGCTCTGACCCACTTGAGCGGTAATTTTCACAAAGTTTCCACTACACGGGGCAGTCACTTCCATGGATGCCTTGTGAGTCTCCACTTCCATGAGACTGCAATCTGCTTCCACAGATGCTCCTTCTGGATATAGGATGCCTACGACGGTAGCTTCAGCAATCGATTCGCCAAGCTGTGGCATGGTGACAGGAATTTGGAACATGTGACTAAAACAAATTAAAGATCCATCAGCCGCCGAAGAGTGGATGCAATAGCCACAGCGGTGGGTCGATGGAAGGACCAAAGGTTAGGATGAAATGGCACTGGGGTTTCTTTTGCATTTAACCTCTGGGGAGGAGCATCCAGCAGCTCATATCCCTCCGAAGCCACCCGTGCAATAAGTTCAGCAGAAACCCCGCCCCAAGGCCAAGCCTCTCCAACACAGAGGAGGCGTCCTGTTCGTGCTACTGAGGCAAGTACAGCGTCCGTATCTAGGGGTTTAATACAGCGCAAATCTACCACTTCAATTTCATAGCCATCTTGTGTAAGCTCTTCAGCAGCAGCTAGAGATTCATGTAACATGGCGCTGTAAGTGACGATAGTGGCGTCATGGCCCTGTCGAGCCAAGCGTGCTCGACACGCTGGCACTGCCTCAGTTGGCAATGATGCTGCCTTTAAGTGATAGTAAAGAAACTTGTGCTCACAGAAGATAACTGGATCATCTATGGCAATTGCCTCCAAGAGCATACTGTAAGCATCCTCTACAGTCGCAGGTGTCATAACGATCAGCCCAGGATAGTGCGCATAAAGGGCTTCCACACTTTGGCTATGGAATGGGCCACTCCCAGCAGTTCCCCCAGAAGGTAATCGGATAATAATTGGACAAGAAACTGCAGTTCTGTAGAAGAGCGTCGCAGCATGGTTGACTATTTGATTGAATCCACAGGTAGAAAAGTCTGCGAACTGTATCTCTACAATTGGACGCATTCCTTCAATGGCTGCGCCAATGGCGACCCCTACAATTGCATCTTCACTCAGTGGAGAATCTAATACCCGGCCTGGGAACTCTATGGCTAAATTCTTTGTGGCTTTAAAGGCACCTCCAAATTTTCCGATGTCCTGTCCATACAGGAAGACTCTTGGGTCTACTGCTAAAGCATGAGCCTGCGCTGCACGGATAGCTTCTAGATAAGTGATACTCATCGATCGGAATAACTATCTCGTAATTCAACATTAGAAATGGCGCTCCAGTCTTCCTCTGAAGGGTCTGGAACCGGCTCTCTAAGCACTTTTGCGGAGAGCAATTCTACTTCCAAAGAGATTTCTCTTCGCCACTCCATTAATTCTGCCTGTGAAAGCCAAGAACGCTCTATTAGCGTTCGTTCGGCAAGGTGCATGCAGTCTCTTCCATAGGCTGCCTGGTAATGAACAGGATCTACGTAGTTTGCATCATCGTGCTCTCCGTGTCCTACAAGTCGAAGCAAAGTACCCACCACTAATTGAGGTCCTCCCCCCTCACGGGCCACGCGAACAGCTTCACCTACCACGCGCAGGCACTCTTCCAGATTGGTACCATCCACTTCGTGGCCTCTCAGGCCATATCCAACTGCTTTGTCAAGTAGATTCTTGCAAGCAAACTGTCTGGAAACTGGAGTAGAATAAGCATACTGGTTATTTGCTACGAGAAGTACCAATGGTACCCTCTCCACAGCA
Proteins encoded in this region:
- a CDS encoding sugar phosphate isomerase/epimerase family protein — translated: MSTSWNVYKHHSSKAMLEEIVALGFKWIELSHGIDAHMVTEISEFVQRGRVRISSLHNFYPVPRERNDLSLLQFTSCREDQRRWAVSFTQRTIDHAARLGASCVVLHFGNVGGLRSYRRLRQLALQGKLYTKEFARAKIREILCRERWSAPLKERAVDCLLQLGDYAGAKGVRLGIENRKAYEEFPSERELLALLEKLSHPTFGYWHNFGHSQVKEHLTLVNHKEWLERVGSRAVGSHVRDVQGLDDDNLPPFSGTIDYPRLVPLLPKDCIFVLDLKGFSRSGAIRASVKRWKNMFLSQETSGGESRSSAR
- a CDS encoding glycogen/starch/alpha-glucan phosphorylase yields the protein MTDTSSVPELKKLIYNQLRLGLVRDPETATLRDWWISTSKAARTIIIERLIATQREHYRKNVKRVYYFSLEFLMGRLFSNSLHNVGIFSQIQQAIGEMGLSLDSLREEEYDMALGNGGLGRLAACFMDSLATMDFPAIGYGIYYQYGLFKQEFHNGYQAELPDDWMHLFGSPWEIKRPEYATEVQLYGRVENVFDEYGNCVQKWVNTKKVLGIPHDIPVPGFGTKTVNYLRLWASHADKSFDFEAFNRGEYDKAILEKNCSEILTKVLYPNDKTERGRELRFIQQYFFVSCSLQDILRRFLKNNDNWEHLPEKAAIQLNDTHPAIAIVELMRIFLDLYAMPWEQAWSIVTRVFAYTNHTLLPEGLEKWSVATFSAILPRHLQVIYEINSKLLEQVEKKWPHNTSKRCALSLIEEGREKMVRMAHLCVVGSHSVNGVAALHTQLLKQHLFSEFHALYPSKINNKTNGITPRRWLLACNPRLSVLITSKIGDSWIRNLSRLRALEDYIEDPEFQQDFMAAKLANKTFLASLIQQECGITVDPSALFDVQIKRLHEYKRQHLNLLHILALYRRLLQNPNLDIVSRVFVFAAKATPGYDMAKCIIKAINSVGSVINRDSRISGKLKVAFLPNYRVSLAQRIVPAADLSEQISTAGKEASGTGNMKMALNGALTIGTLDGANVEICEEVGEENIFLFGLKINEVAALLRKGYCPEEFYHADEELRAVIDWLGSGYFTPCDPPGTLNPLLESLIHQDPFLVLADFRSYSDCQQRVDATFRDKSLWARMAIFNTARVGKFSSDRAVGEYAREIWQLDPVPVLGAELNRCIP
- a CDS encoding alpha-ketoacid dehydrogenase subunit beta, which produces MSITYLEAIRAAQAHALAVDPRVFLYGQDIGKFGGAFKATKNLAIEFPGRVLDSPLSEDAIVGVAIGAAIEGMRPIVEIQFADFSTCGFNQIVNHAATLFYRTAVSCPIIIRLPSGGTAGSGPFHSQSVEALYAHYPGLIVMTPATVEDAYSMLLEAIAIDDPVIFCEHKFLYYHLKAASLPTEAVPACRARLARQGHDATIVTYSAMLHESLAAAEELTQDGYEIEVVDLRCIKPLDTDAVLASVARTGRLLCVGEAWPWGGVSAELIARVASEGYELLDAPPQRLNAKETPVPFHPNLWSFHRPTAVAIASTLRRLMDL
- a CDS encoding 2-oxo acid dehydrogenase subunit E2 gives rise to the protein MFQIPVTMPQLGESIAEATVVGILYPEGASVEADCSLMEVETHKASMEVTAPCSGNFVKITAQVGQSYPVGSVLGYVQVSEPEAQRLGMVDKTATSSSSATKRYSGNTPTKRVVPTVRLPVPVQTGGASYLSPRIKARMNELGLHAADLAGIAGSGAAGRVTIRDLERFLVDLERNQITPASPMRIAVADAMRRSWTRPLATVVLPIVLDPLLTHRKKQQEKPGPTLYALRALALALSENSAVAGRLIGHHIIHPPAINIGFAVEAEDGVLVPVIHNADRYRLMNLVGRYRHLVDLAQQRRLPAKETSGSIATVTNYGVFGLTLATPIPLPEQTLLLGMGMGRICPTWNAKTREWLPETLSEFTLSFDHRVLDGGAASRLLRRVEELLLKPEII
- a CDS encoding thiamine pyrophosphate-dependent dehydrogenase E1 component subunit alpha; the encoded protein is MPASPETELQKITAQGQYIQAYRFMLVARLLEEKLASLYRAGLIKGGVFLGRGQEAFSVSLGLHLRRGDIYAPLIRDQAGRMAFGDTILDTLRTYLGSQLGSMRGRDGNIHRGSPRQGCYAMISHLGAMISVVVGGLMAKRLRGETDIVGGSCLGEGGTSTGAFHEGINVAAVERVPLVLLVANNQYAYSTPVSRQFACKNLLDKAVGYGLRGHEVDGTNLEECLRVVGEAVRVAREGGGPQLVVGTLLRLVGHGEHDDANYVDPVHYQAAYGRDCMHLAERTLIERSWLSQAELMEWRREISLEVELLSAKVLREPVPDPSEEDWSAISNVELRDSYSDR